A region of Streptomyces sp. TG1A-60 DNA encodes the following proteins:
- a CDS encoding DUF2510 domain-containing protein, whose amino-acid sequence MSSSPPPGWYRDPSYPLTERWWDGTAWTDHRRQPEQPLPPVAQPQPPAGGRPGRTKAVALAVAGAVLVAGAVTGGVLLLGEGGDKGRKTRAATTSPTSDSDGGDSPSPTKSATASPSGDPTVVVDDLNGITFPILDGWIEGDGSYEDDAVLVTDGTNDCPGDGGVCRSGIVVSRTVTGSDETSPKVLAENDIEDAANDAYDRDVLDRQPYNGVTGHEVVGSGSVAVAGRAGYYVRWRVTTGAGPGGYVQSLVFPSSSGSEALVLVRFALDAGDEGPPIGDIDEIVKGVRPVGGADTGGGVGSGLGPS is encoded by the coding sequence ATGAGCAGTTCGCCGCCGCCCGGCTGGTACCGCGACCCGTCCTACCCGCTCACCGAACGCTGGTGGGACGGGACCGCGTGGACCGATCACCGGCGCCAGCCGGAGCAGCCGCTACCGCCGGTGGCGCAGCCCCAGCCGCCCGCGGGCGGGAGACCCGGGCGCACCAAGGCCGTCGCGCTGGCCGTCGCCGGGGCCGTCCTGGTCGCCGGGGCGGTCACGGGCGGCGTCCTCCTGCTCGGCGAGGGCGGCGACAAAGGCCGGAAGACGCGGGCGGCGACGACGTCCCCGACCTCCGACAGCGACGGCGGCGACAGCCCGTCCCCCACAAAGTCCGCCACCGCCTCCCCCAGCGGCGACCCGACCGTCGTCGTGGACGACCTCAACGGCATCACCTTCCCGATCCTCGACGGCTGGATCGAGGGCGACGGATCCTACGAGGACGACGCCGTCCTGGTCACGGACGGCACGAACGACTGTCCCGGCGACGGCGGCGTGTGCCGCAGCGGAATCGTCGTCTCCCGGACCGTCACGGGCAGCGACGAGACCTCCCCGAAGGTCCTCGCCGAGAACGACATCGAGGACGCGGCGAACGACGCCTACGACCGCGACGTGCTGGACCGGCAGCCGTACAACGGCGTCACCGGCCACGAGGTCGTCGGCTCCGGCTCGGTCGCCGTCGCGGGCCGCGCCGGGTACTACGTGCGCTGGCGGGTGACGACCGGCGCCGGACCCGGCGGTTACGTCCAGTCCCTGGTCTTCCCGTCCAGCAGCGGCTCCGAGGCCCTGGTCCTCGTCCGGTTCGCCCTCGACGCGGGCGACGAGGGCCCGCCCATCGGCGACATCGACGAGATCGTCAAGGGCGTCCGGCCGGTGGGCGGCGCCGACACGGGCGGGGGAGTGGGCAGCGGTCTCGGGCCGTCGTGA
- a CDS encoding XRE family transcriptional regulator: MGDHKDQPLRVGAAVRRRRRALQLTLAVVAERSGLSVPFLSQVENERARPSRPSLERIADALGTTAVELLAAADPACSVDVVRAADDDGFTPPDSRSRSVVRGHHQLHAMEFTGDHDEGREVQHRNDELMYVVDGAIEVEAEGRAHRLGRGDTLYMSGGVRHRWRATEPDTRVLVVAVADHIEALEDRHRQGA; this comes from the coding sequence ATGGGCGACCACAAAGACCAGCCCCTGCGGGTGGGCGCGGCCGTCCGGCGGCGGCGCCGGGCACTTCAGCTCACCCTCGCCGTCGTGGCCGAGCGCAGCGGCCTGTCGGTGCCCTTTCTGAGCCAGGTGGAGAACGAGCGGGCCCGCCCCAGCAGGCCCTCCCTGGAGCGCATCGCCGACGCGCTCGGCACCACCGCCGTCGAACTGCTCGCCGCGGCCGACCCGGCGTGCAGCGTCGACGTCGTGCGGGCCGCCGACGACGACGGTTTCACACCCCCCGACTCCCGCTCGCGCTCCGTGGTACGTGGTCACCACCAGTTGCACGCCATGGAGTTCACCGGCGACCACGACGAGGGCCGCGAGGTCCAGCACCGCAACGACGAGCTGATGTACGTCGTCGACGGTGCGATCGAGGTCGAGGCCGAGGGCCGCGCCCACCGCCTGGGACGCGGCGACACGCTCTACATGTCCGGTGGCGTACGGCACCGGTGGCGGGCCACCGAGCCCGACACCCGGGTGCTCGTGGTCGCCGTCGCGGACCACATCGAGGCCCTGGAGGACCGCCACCGCCAGGGCGCCTGA
- the eat gene encoding ethanolamine permease — protein MSLKSTGTTDAADDYLERRTLRRGSAGWVLLTGLGVAYVVSGDYSGWNFGLAEGGFGGLGIAMVLMGTMYACMVFALAELSSILPTAGGGYGFARRALGPWGGFLTGTAILIEYVLAPAAIVIFIGDYVESLGLFGLESGWPVYLVCFAIFIGIHLWGVGEALRFSFVVTAVAVVALVVFALAALPDFSASSLDDIPVDASAFGASSWLPMGLLGIWAAFPFGMWFFLGVEGVPLAAEETRDPARTLPRAIRWSMAILVVLAVVTFFTAAGARGSAAIQEAGNPLVAALQPDGKATVLSRIVNYAGLAGLVASFFSLIYAGSRQLFALSRAGYLPRFLSLTSRRKSPYLGLLVPGTIGFALAAATGDGARMLNVAVFGATISYALMSLSHIVLRRREPGLERPYRTPGGALTSSVALVLACAALVATFLVDVTAAVIALVVYAVAVAYFGFYSRRHLVAKAPEEEFAALAAAEAELARD, from the coding sequence ATGTCCCTGAAATCCACGGGCACGACCGATGCGGCGGACGACTACCTGGAGCGCAGAACGCTGCGCCGGGGCAGCGCCGGCTGGGTCCTGCTGACCGGCCTCGGCGTCGCCTACGTCGTCTCCGGCGACTACTCCGGCTGGAACTTCGGTCTGGCGGAGGGCGGCTTCGGCGGCCTGGGCATCGCCATGGTCCTCATGGGCACGATGTACGCCTGCATGGTGTTCGCCCTCGCCGAGCTGTCCTCCATCCTGCCCACGGCGGGTGGCGGCTACGGCTTCGCGCGCCGGGCGCTCGGCCCGTGGGGCGGCTTCCTGACCGGCACGGCGATCCTGATCGAGTACGTGCTCGCGCCCGCCGCGATCGTCATCTTCATCGGTGACTACGTCGAGTCGCTGGGCCTGTTCGGTCTGGAGTCCGGCTGGCCGGTGTATCTGGTCTGCTTCGCGATCTTCATCGGCATCCATCTGTGGGGCGTGGGCGAGGCGCTGCGCTTCAGCTTCGTCGTCACCGCCGTGGCGGTGGTGGCCCTGGTCGTGTTCGCCCTGGCCGCGCTCCCCGACTTCAGCGCCTCGTCGCTCGACGACATCCCGGTGGACGCCTCCGCCTTCGGCGCGAGTTCCTGGCTGCCCATGGGTCTGCTCGGCATCTGGGCGGCGTTCCCCTTCGGTATGTGGTTCTTCCTGGGCGTGGAGGGTGTGCCGCTCGCCGCCGAGGAGACCAGGGACCCGGCCCGTACGCTGCCGCGGGCGATCCGCTGGTCCATGGCCATCCTCGTGGTCCTGGCCGTGGTCACCTTCTTCACCGCGGCGGGAGCGCGTGGCTCGGCCGCCATCCAGGAGGCCGGCAATCCACTGGTCGCGGCGCTCCAGCCGGACGGCAAGGCCACGGTCCTGAGCCGGATCGTGAACTACGCGGGCCTGGCGGGCCTGGTGGCGTCGTTCTTCTCCCTCATCTACGCGGGCTCCCGCCAGTTGTTCGCCCTGTCCCGCGCCGGCTATCTGCCCCGTTTCCTGTCGCTCACCAGTCGCCGCAAGAGCCCGTACCTGGGCCTGCTGGTCCCCGGCACCATCGGCTTCGCGCTGGCGGCGGCCACCGGTGACGGTGCCCGCATGCTGAACGTCGCCGTCTTCGGCGCCACGATCAGCTACGCGCTGATGTCCCTGTCGCACATCGTGCTGCGGCGCCGCGAGCCCGGTCTGGAACGGCCGTACCGCACGCCCGGTGGAGCGCTGACCTCCTCGGTCGCCCTCGTCCTCGCCTGTGCGGCGCTGGTGGCGACGTTCCTGGTGGACGTGACGGCGGCGGTCATCGCGCTCGTGGTGTACGCGGTGGCGGTGGCGTACTTCGGCTTCTACAGCCGCAGGCATCTGGTGGCGAAGGCCCCGGAGGAGGAGTTCGCGGCGCTGGCGGCGGCCGAGGCAGAGTTGGCACGGGACTGA
- a CDS encoding glutamine synthetase family protein, with the protein MADRTPPLAVEELHALVAGGEIDTVVLAFPDMQGRLQGKRFAARFFLDEVLAHGTEGCNYLLAVDTEMNTVDGYAMSSWERGYGDFAMRPDLSTLRRVPWNAGTAMLIADLAWNDGSPVVAAPRQILRRQLERLAERGYTANVGTELEFIVFKDTYEQAWDAGYQGLTPANQYNIDYSVLGTGRIEPLLRRIRNDMTAAGLTVESAKGECNPGQHEIVFKYDEALVTCDQHAVYKTGAKEIAAQEGVSLTFMAKYNEREGNSCHIHLSLADADGDNAMADGHDMSPVMRHFLAGQLAALRDFSLLYAPNINSYKRFQPGSFAPTAVAWGHDNRTCALRVVGHGRSLRFENRLPGGDVNPHLAVAGLVAAGLYGVEHELELPEACEGNAYTTDYAQVPTTLREAAELWENSPIAKAAFGDEVVAHYRNMARVELAAFDAAVTDWELRRSFERL; encoded by the coding sequence GTGGCAGACCGCACACCCCCGCTCGCCGTCGAGGAGCTGCACGCCCTCGTCGCGGGCGGTGAGATCGACACTGTCGTCCTGGCCTTCCCCGACATGCAAGGGCGTCTCCAGGGCAAGCGGTTCGCCGCGCGTTTCTTCCTCGACGAGGTGCTTGCCCACGGCACCGAGGGCTGCAACTACCTGCTCGCCGTCGACACCGAGATGAACACCGTCGACGGCTACGCGATGTCCTCCTGGGAGCGCGGCTACGGCGACTTCGCCATGCGGCCGGATTTGAGCACTCTGCGCCGGGTGCCGTGGAACGCGGGCACGGCGATGCTCATCGCCGACCTGGCCTGGAACGACGGCTCACCGGTCGTCGCCGCGCCCCGCCAGATCCTCCGCCGCCAGCTGGAGCGCCTCGCCGAACGGGGCTACACGGCCAACGTCGGCACCGAACTCGAGTTCATCGTCTTCAAGGACACCTACGAGCAGGCCTGGGACGCGGGCTACCAGGGCCTCACCCCGGCCAACCAGTACAACATCGACTACTCGGTCCTCGGGACGGGCCGCATCGAGCCCCTGCTCCGGCGGATCCGCAACGACATGACGGCGGCCGGCCTGACCGTCGAGTCCGCCAAGGGCGAGTGCAACCCCGGGCAGCACGAGATCGTCTTCAAGTACGACGAGGCGCTGGTCACCTGCGACCAGCACGCCGTCTACAAGACCGGCGCCAAGGAGATCGCCGCCCAGGAGGGCGTCTCGCTCACCTTCATGGCCAAGTACAACGAGCGCGAGGGCAACTCCTGCCACATCCACCTCTCGCTCGCGGACGCCGACGGCGACAACGCCATGGCCGACGGCCACGACATGTCGCCGGTCATGCGGCACTTCCTCGCCGGACAGCTCGCCGCGCTCCGCGACTTCTCGCTGCTGTACGCGCCCAACATCAACTCGTACAAGCGGTTCCAGCCGGGCTCCTTCGCGCCGACCGCCGTCGCCTGGGGCCACGACAACCGCACGTGCGCGCTCAGGGTCGTCGGCCACGGCCGCTCCCTGCGCTTCGAGAACCGGCTCCCCGGCGGTGACGTCAACCCGCACCTCGCCGTCGCCGGGCTCGTCGCGGCCGGGCTGTACGGCGTCGAGCACGAGCTGGAGCTGCCGGAGGCGTGCGAGGGCAACGCGTACACCACTGACTACGCCCAGGTGCCGACCACCCTGCGCGAGGCCGCCGAGCTGTGGGAGAACAGCCCGATCGCCAAGGCCGCCTTCGGCGACGAGGTCGTCGCGCACTACCGCAACATGGCCCGTGTCGAGCTCGCCGCCTTCGACGCCGCCGTGACCGACTGGGAGCTGCGCCGTTCCTTCGAACGTCTGTGA
- a CDS encoding FCD domain-containing protein, which translates to MSRTGAEQRAPWADDRLASVLRPVRAGNGFEEALEQILQVVRLGLVPGGERLPAERELAERLGISRVTLREVLKVLQDQGLVEARRGRYGGTFVLPRTETFGEEELRRRLEDIDVEDTLRFREVLEVGAAGLCAAHGLTDEQADRLRAALARTHNAPLTEYRRLDTLLHLTVAELSGSPSLAAQYAAVRARVNDLLDCIPLLVRNLEHSQQQHTALVEAVLDEDAEAAREIMREHCAGTAALLRGFLG; encoded by the coding sequence ATGTCGCGGACAGGCGCGGAGCAGCGGGCTCCCTGGGCCGACGACCGGCTGGCCTCCGTGCTGCGGCCGGTGCGGGCGGGCAACGGCTTCGAGGAGGCCCTGGAGCAGATCCTGCAGGTCGTACGGCTCGGTCTGGTGCCCGGCGGCGAGCGGCTGCCGGCCGAGCGGGAGCTGGCCGAGCGGCTGGGGATCAGCCGGGTGACGCTGCGCGAGGTGCTGAAGGTCCTGCAGGACCAGGGTCTGGTCGAGGCGCGGCGGGGGCGGTACGGCGGAACGTTCGTGCTGCCGCGCACCGAGACCTTCGGCGAGGAGGAGCTGCGCCGCCGCCTGGAGGACATCGACGTCGAGGACACGCTGCGCTTCCGTGAGGTGCTGGAGGTGGGCGCGGCCGGTCTGTGCGCGGCGCACGGCCTGACCGACGAGCAGGCCGACCGGCTGCGTGCGGCCCTGGCCCGGACGCACAACGCGCCGCTCACGGAGTACCGCCGGCTGGACACCCTGCTGCACCTCACCGTCGCCGAGCTGTCCGGCTCCCCGTCGCTCGCCGCCCAGTACGCGGCCGTACGGGCGCGGGTCAACGACCTGCTCGACTGCATCCCGCTGCTGGTGCGGAACCTGGAGCACTCCCAGCAGCAGCACACGGCCCTGGTGGAGGCCGTGCTCGACGAGGACGCCGAAGCGGCGCGGGAGATCATGCGCGAGCACTGCGCGGGCACGGCGGCCCTGCTGCGCGGCTTCCTGGGGTGA
- a CDS encoding aldehyde dehydrogenase family protein, with protein MSEQSQQYEQQLQVLNPATEEVVATVPAATAADVDAAVVRAAKSQRRWAATAPADRARLLRRFAVTVDEHIEELALLEVREAGHTIGNARWEAGNVRDLLDYAAGGVERLTGHQIPVAGGLNVTLLEPLGVVGVIAPWNFPMPIAAWGVAPALAAGNAVILKPAEATPLTALRLADLAREAGLPEGLFQVLPGHGPVAGDALVEHPGVAKIVFTGSTAVGKQVLAKGSALLKRVTLELGGKSPNIVFADSDLEAAAAAAPMSFLDNSGQDCCARTRILVQRSAYDRFLDLLAPGIESVRVGDPADEATQMGPLISKVQLDRVRSYVDDDAPGIRGKAPEGPGFWFPPTVLTGVEPHARVAAEEVFGPVAVVFPFDDEADAIRLANDTPYGLSGSIWTRDVGRALRVSQAVRAGNLSVNSHASVRYWTPFGGFKQSGIGRELGPDALTAFTETKNVFISTEGPAQ; from the coding sequence TTGTCCGAGCAGTCCCAGCAGTACGAGCAGCAGCTCCAGGTACTGAACCCCGCCACCGAGGAGGTCGTCGCCACCGTCCCGGCCGCCACCGCGGCGGACGTCGACGCGGCCGTCGTCCGGGCGGCGAAGTCCCAGCGGCGGTGGGCCGCCACGGCCCCCGCCGACCGGGCCCGGCTGCTGCGCCGCTTCGCCGTGACCGTGGACGAGCACATCGAGGAGCTGGCCCTCCTGGAGGTCCGCGAGGCCGGGCACACCATCGGCAACGCCCGCTGGGAGGCCGGCAACGTCCGGGACCTGCTCGACTACGCGGCGGGCGGCGTGGAGCGGCTCACCGGACACCAGATCCCGGTGGCCGGCGGCCTCAACGTCACCCTCCTCGAACCCCTCGGCGTCGTGGGCGTGATCGCTCCCTGGAACTTCCCCATGCCCATCGCCGCATGGGGTGTCGCCCCCGCGCTCGCGGCCGGCAACGCGGTGATCCTCAAGCCCGCCGAGGCCACCCCGCTCACCGCCCTCCGCCTCGCGGACCTGGCCCGCGAGGCGGGGCTGCCGGAGGGCCTGTTCCAGGTGCTGCCCGGCCACGGCCCCGTCGCCGGCGACGCCCTCGTCGAGCACCCCGGCGTTGCGAAGATCGTCTTCACCGGGTCGACGGCCGTGGGCAAACAGGTGCTGGCGAAGGGCTCGGCGCTGCTCAAGCGCGTCACCCTCGAACTCGGGGGCAAGAGCCCCAACATCGTCTTCGCCGACTCCGACCTGGAGGCCGCCGCGGCAGCCGCCCCCATGTCCTTCCTCGACAACTCCGGCCAGGACTGCTGCGCTCGCACCCGCATCCTCGTCCAGCGCTCCGCCTACGACCGCTTCCTCGATCTCCTCGCCCCCGGCATCGAGTCCGTCCGCGTCGGCGACCCGGCCGACGAGGCCACCCAGATGGGCCCGCTGATCTCCAAGGTCCAGCTCGACCGCGTCCGTTCGTACGTCGACGATGACGCCCCCGGCATCCGCGGCAAGGCCCCCGAGGGCCCCGGCTTCTGGTTCCCGCCTACCGTCCTCACCGGCGTCGAGCCCCACGCGCGCGTGGCCGCCGAGGAGGTCTTCGGCCCGGTCGCCGTCGTTTTCCCCTTCGACGACGAGGCCGACGCGATCCGGCTCGCCAACGACACGCCCTACGGCCTCTCCGGCTCCATCTGGACGAGGGACGTCGGCCGCGCGCTGCGCGTCTCCCAGGCCGTCCGCGCGGGCAACCTGTCCGTCAACTCCCACGCCAGCGTCCGCTACTGGACTCCCTTCGGCGGCTTCAAGCAGTCCGGCATCGGCCGCGAGCTGGGCCCGGACGCCCTGACCGCCTTCACCGAAACCAAGAACGTCTTCATCAGCACGGAAGGCCCCGCACAGTGA
- a CDS encoding N-formylglutamate amidohydrolase — MNDAPPSHQLIPGAPDSPVLLHVPHGSRALPAAVRAGIVLDDAALERELDHITDAHTDRIAEAAADRSATRPWRFVNQLSRLVVDPERFPDEREEMLAVGMGAVYTRTTHREALRPATDDGRPLGGQPLLDRYFHPYAAAMTDAVTHRLETVGRAVVLDVHSYPTHPLPYELHGDGPRPPVCLGSDPFHTPADLQAAAEDAFAGFGGTGVDSPFGGAYVPLKYYGHDPRVTALMIEIRRDVYMTEPGGPAGTGLGELADALARLVDVVTTAPRS; from the coding sequence ATGAACGACGCGCCGCCCTCCCACCAGCTCATCCCGGGCGCGCCGGACTCACCCGTGCTCCTGCACGTGCCGCACGGCTCACGAGCACTGCCGGCGGCCGTACGGGCCGGGATCGTCCTCGACGACGCCGCGCTGGAGCGGGAGTTGGACCACATCACGGACGCGCACACGGACCGGATCGCCGAGGCGGCGGCCGACCGGTCGGCCACGCGGCCCTGGCGGTTCGTCAACCAGCTGTCGCGACTGGTCGTGGACCCCGAGCGGTTCCCGGACGAGCGGGAGGAGATGCTGGCCGTCGGCATGGGCGCGGTCTACACCCGCACCACGCACCGGGAGGCCCTCCGTCCCGCCACCGACGACGGCCGCCCCCTCGGCGGACAGCCGCTGCTCGACCGCTACTTCCACCCGTACGCCGCCGCGATGACCGACGCCGTGACGCACCGCCTGGAGACCGTCGGCCGGGCCGTGGTCCTCGACGTCCACTCCTACCCGACCCATCCCCTGCCCTACGAACTCCACGGCGACGGCCCCCGCCCGCCCGTCTGCCTGGGCAGTGACCCCTTCCACACCCCGGCCGACCTGCAGGCCGCCGCCGAGGACGCGTTCGCCGGTTTCGGCGGCACCGGCGTCGACAGCCCGTTCGGGGGCGCGTACGTCCCGCTGAAGTACTACGGGCACGATCCACGAGTGACCGCCCTGATGATCGAGATCCGGCGGGACGTCTACATGACGGAACCGGGCGGCCCGGCGGGAACGGGGTTGGGGGAACTCGCGGACGCGCTGGCCCGCCTGGTGGACGTGGTGACCACCGCGCCACGGTCATGA
- a CDS encoding gamma-glutamyl-gamma-aminobutyrate hydrolase family protein has protein sequence MTRPLIGVSTYLESGARWGVWELEAALLPVGYPRLVQAAGGLAAMLPPDDPAYAPEAVARLDGLVIAGGPDVDPSRYGAEREPRTGPPSAARDAWELALIHAALDSGTPLLGICRGMQLLNVALGGTLVQHLDDHVVEVGVFGRHPVKPVPGTRYADVAPEEADVPTYHHQAVDRLGGGLLPSAYAADGTVEAIELPDPAWVLGVQWHPEMGTDVRVMRALTEAAS, from the coding sequence GTGACCAGGCCGCTGATCGGTGTGAGTACGTATCTGGAGTCCGGCGCGCGCTGGGGCGTCTGGGAGCTGGAGGCGGCCCTGCTGCCGGTCGGCTACCCCCGGCTCGTGCAGGCGGCGGGCGGGCTCGCGGCGATGCTCCCGCCGGACGACCCGGCGTACGCGCCGGAGGCCGTCGCCCGGCTCGACGGCCTGGTGATCGCGGGCGGGCCGGACGTCGACCCGTCCCGCTACGGCGCCGAGCGCGAGCCGCGCACCGGTCCCCCGTCGGCGGCGCGTGACGCGTGGGAGCTGGCCCTGATCCACGCGGCGCTGGACTCCGGCACGCCGCTGCTCGGCATCTGCCGGGGCATGCAACTGCTGAACGTCGCCCTCGGCGGCACGCTGGTCCAGCACCTCGACGACCACGTCGTCGAGGTGGGCGTCTTCGGCCGCCACCCGGTCAAGCCGGTACCGGGGACGCGGTACGCGGACGTCGCCCCCGAGGAGGCCGATGTGCCCACGTACCACCACCAGGCGGTCGACCGGCTCGGCGGGGGCCTGCTGCCGTCGGCGTACGCGGCGGACGGCACGGTGGAGGCCATCGAGCTGCCCGACCCCGCGTGGGTGTTGGGCGTTCAGTGGCACCCCGAGATGGGCACGGACGTACGGGTGATGCGCGCGCTCACGGAAGCGGCGTCCTGA
- a CDS encoding YciI family protein — MTRYLISFDDGAMAFPEEELPEVAEASHEVVREAQDAGVWVFGGGLERQQASVVATDGTVTNGPYPETKAVLGGFSIIDVPSREDALKWAAKIAAACRCGQEVREIMPDPTV; from the coding sequence ATGACGCGGTACCTGATCTCGTTCGATGACGGCGCGATGGCCTTCCCCGAGGAGGAGTTGCCCGAGGTGGCCGAGGCCTCGCACGAGGTGGTGCGTGAGGCTCAGGACGCCGGTGTGTGGGTCTTCGGTGGTGGCCTGGAAAGGCAGCAGGCGAGCGTCGTGGCCACCGACGGGACCGTCACCAACGGCCCGTACCCGGAGACCAAGGCGGTACTCGGCGGGTTCTCGATCATCGATGTGCCCTCACGTGAGGACGCGCTGAAGTGGGCTGCCAAGATCGCTGCCGCGTGCCGCTGTGGGCAAGAGGTCCGGGAGATCATGCCCGACCCGACCGTCTGA
- a CDS encoding 3-oxoacyl-ACP reductase: MTSEISESICRRLVGRTAVITGAGSGIGLAAARRLASEGAHVVCGDVDETRGKAVAEELDGIFVKVDVTDAEQVEALFKTAYDTYGSVDIAFNNAGISPPDDDSILETGLEAWKRVQEVNLTSVYLCCKAAIPYMRQQGKGSIINTASFVARMGAATSQISYTASKGGVLAMSRELGVQFARDGIRVNALCPGPVNTPLLQELFAKDPERAARRLVHIPVGRFAEATEIAAAVAFLASDDSSFVNATDFLVDGGISGAYVTPL, from the coding sequence GTGACCTCAGAGATCTCGGAAAGCATCTGCCGCCGACTGGTCGGCCGGACCGCCGTCATCACCGGCGCCGGCAGCGGCATCGGTCTCGCCGCCGCGCGCCGGCTCGCCTCCGAGGGTGCCCACGTCGTCTGCGGCGACGTGGACGAGACGCGCGGCAAGGCGGTCGCCGAGGAGCTCGACGGGATCTTCGTGAAGGTCGACGTCACCGACGCCGAGCAGGTCGAGGCGCTCTTCAAGACCGCGTACGACACCTACGGCAGCGTCGACATCGCCTTCAACAACGCGGGCATCTCGCCGCCCGACGACGACTCCATCCTGGAGACCGGCCTGGAGGCCTGGAAGCGTGTCCAGGAGGTCAACCTCACCTCCGTGTACCTGTGCTGCAAGGCCGCGATCCCCTACATGCGGCAACAGGGCAAGGGCTCGATCATCAACACCGCGTCCTTCGTGGCCCGTATGGGCGCGGCGACCTCCCAGATCTCCTACACGGCCTCCAAGGGCGGTGTGCTCGCGATGTCGCGCGAGCTGGGCGTGCAGTTCGCGCGTGACGGCATCCGCGTCAACGCGCTCTGCCCGGGGCCGGTCAACACCCCGCTCCTCCAGGAACTGTTCGCCAAGGACCCGGAGCGGGCCGCGCGCCGGCTCGTCCACATCCCGGTCGGACGGTTCGCGGAGGCCACCGAGATCGCGGCGGCGGTGGCGTTTCTCGCCAGCGACGACTCGTCCTTCGTGAACGCCACCGACTTCCTGGTCGACGGCGGTATTTCGGGCGCGTACGTCACCCCGCTCTAG
- a CDS encoding LysR family transcriptional regulator has translation MSESEQRGGLAHRVPDLGALELLLAVARLGSLGRAARELGITQPAASSRIRSMERQLGVALVDRSPRGSRLTDAGALVTDWARRIVEAAEAFDVGAQALRDRRDSRLRVAASMTIAEYLLPGWLIALRAERPDTAVSLLAGNSTVVAERLLTDEADLGFVEGPTVPAGLDAAVIAHDHLIVVTAPSHPWARRRKPLDAAELASTPLILREKGSGTRQVLETALGGLARPLIELSSTTAVKSSALSGAGPAVLSELAVGEEVSARRLVRVPVDGVRLRRALRAVWPTGHRPAGPARDLLGLTRGASAPGR, from the coding sequence ATGAGCGAGAGTGAGCAGCGGGGCGGGCTGGCCCATCGGGTGCCGGATCTGGGGGCGCTCGAACTGCTGCTGGCCGTCGCGCGACTGGGCTCGCTCGGGCGGGCGGCGCGAGAGCTGGGGATCACTCAGCCGGCCGCGAGCAGCCGGATCCGGTCGATGGAACGGCAACTGGGTGTGGCGCTGGTCGACCGTTCGCCGCGCGGGTCCCGGCTCACGGACGCCGGCGCGCTCGTCACGGACTGGGCCCGGCGCATCGTGGAGGCGGCCGAGGCGTTCGACGTGGGCGCGCAGGCGCTGCGGGACCGGCGCGACTCCCGGCTCCGGGTCGCCGCCAGCATGACCATCGCCGAGTACCTGCTGCCCGGCTGGCTCATCGCGCTGCGCGCGGAGCGCCCGGACACGGCGGTGTCGCTGCTCGCGGGCAATTCGACGGTCGTCGCGGAACGCCTGCTCACGGACGAGGCCGACCTCGGGTTCGTCGAGGGGCCGACCGTTCCGGCCGGGCTGGACGCGGCCGTGATAGCCCACGACCACCTGATCGTGGTCACGGCCCCCAGCCACCCGTGGGCCCGCCGCCGCAAGCCCCTGGACGCGGCGGAGCTGGCCTCCACGCCGCTGATCCTCCGCGAGAAGGGGTCCGGTACCCGCCAGGTCCTGGAGACGGCGCTCGGCGGTCTGGCCCGGCCCCTCATCGAGCTCTCCTCCACCACGGCGGTCAAGTCCTCCGCGCTCAGCGGGGCCGGGCCCGCCGTCCTCAGTGAGCTCGCCGTCGGCGAGGAAGTCTCCGCCCGCCGCCTCGTCCGCGTCCCCGTGGACGGGGTCCGCCTGCGCCGGGCCCTACGGGCGGTCTGGCCGACGGGACACCGGCCCGCCGGGCCTGCGCGCGATCTCCTGGGCCTGACGCGGGGCGCGTCCGCCCCCGGCCGCTGA